In Ctenopharyngodon idella isolate HZGC_01 chromosome 1, HZGC01, whole genome shotgun sequence, a single genomic region encodes these proteins:
- the pou2f1a gene encoding POU domain, class 2, transcription factor 1a isoform X6 has translation MENRAQGLQAAQANGLDAHKPNGQATSAISNAQAQALLQQLSLTPAQLLLQQTQAQLIAAVQQSAGQQSSTTGANISASAATPITLSQPIQIASQLQPQGLNLQQFVLVQPGHSISPQIQPQFIISPSPQGQTGLLQAQNILTQLPQSQASLLPAQTSIALTTQAATPTRKIAAMPSPAAPTPKRVDGPCVEEASDLEELEQFAKNFKQRRIKLGFTQGDVGLAMGKLYGNDFSQTTISRFEALNLSFKNMCKLKPLLEKWLNDAENMSADCVVSSASEMSPGLCESLNRRRKKRTSIETTIRLALERSFLEQSQKPSSEEITVIADQLNMEKEVVRVWFCNRRQKEKRINPPSSCSGSSASAIKAIYSTSNTAVSSGTNTLTVNSVVPLSASSISNLTLGGALAQVTSHTPSVISMAPAIATPAPTVTSPSLTTSVTAVKQELSAVSSATTVTQGAGQLLVTGTGLGGANLTAVTGGLNPTIITPSQLTQGGTLLSLTPALGNTLMNNNTLATIQAALASGGALPLTSIDGNTGLLFANTSAGNPASGLMTTPFFLNPSGFSLLPANLLSAGGAGGGALNLHVTSDVQQSPVATTTKNVALASKAQ, from the exons ATGGAGAACAGAGCGCAAGGACTTCAAG CAGCTCAGGCCAACGGTCTGGACGCACACAAACCAAATGGACAAGCAACAAGTGCAATCAGCAACGCTCAGGCGCAGGCGCTGCTCCAGCAG TTGAGTTTGACTCCAGCGCAGCTGTTGCTGCAGCAGACGCAGGCGCAGCTCATCGCAGCCGTGCAGCAGTCGGCAGGTCAACAGAGCAGCACCACTGGAGCCAATATCTCCGCCTCCGCGGCCACGCCCATCACTCTGTCCCAGCCCATCCAGATCGCATCT CAGCTGCAGCCACAGGGTTTGAACCTGCAGCAGTTCGTGTTGGTTCAGCCGGGTCACTCCATCAGCCCTCAGATTCAGCCCCAGTTCATCATCTCTCCGTCTCCTCAGGGTCAGACCG GTCTCTTGCAAGCTCAGAATATCCTGACTCAACTACCTCAAAGCCAAGCCAGCCTCCTGCCCGCTCAGACCAGCATCGCTCTCACCACACAG GCGGCCACACCGACGAGGAAGATCGCGGCCATGCCGTCTCCCGCGGCTCCCACTCCGAAGCGCGTGGACGGCCCGTGTGTGGAGGAGGCCAGCGACCTGGAGGAGCTCGAGCAGTTCGCAAAGAACTTCAAGCAGAGACGCATCAAGCTGGGCTTCACTCAG GGTGACGTGGGGTTAGCGATGGGGAAACTCTACGGCAACGACTTCAGCCAGACCACCATCTCCAGATTCGAGGCCTTGAACCTGAGCTTCAAGAACATGTGCAAACTCAAACCACTGCTGGAGAAATGGCTCAACGACGCAG AGAACATGTCAGCTGACTGTGTGGTGTCGAGTGCGAGCGAGATGTCTCCGGGTCTCTGCGAGAGTCTGAACCGGCGGCGTAAGAAGCGGACCAGCATCGAGACCACCATCCGTCTGGCATTAGAGAGGAGCTTCCTGGAG CAGAGTCAGAAGCCGTCATCGGAGGAGATCACAGTGATTGCGGATCAGCTCAACATGGAGAAGGAGGTGGTGCGAGTTTGGTTCTGTAACCGCAGACAGAAGGAGAAGAGGATCAATCCTCCCAGCAGCTGCAGCGGATCGTCCGCGTCAGCCATCAAAGCCATCTACAGCACCTCCAACACTGCA GTGTCCAGCGGCACAAACACACTGACGGTGAATTCTGTAGTTCCACTGAGCGCCAGCAGCATCTCAAACCTCACGCTCG GTGGCGCTCTGGCTCAGGTGACGTCACACACTCCGTCGGTCATCTCCATGGCACCAGCCATCGCTACGCCCGCCCCCACTGTGACATCACCATCACTGACCACGTCCGTTACTGCTGTGAAACAAGAGTTGAGCGCAGTTTCCTCGGCAACCACGGTCACGCAGGGGGCGGGGCAGTTGCTGGTGACGGGCACAGGACTGGGCGGAGCTAATCTGACTGCTGTTACTGGGGGTTTGAACCCAACGATCATAACGCCCTCGCAGCTGACGCAAgg TGGGACGCTGCTGAGTTTGACTCCTGCTCTGGGAAACACGttgatgaacaacaacacactGGCCACCATCCAGG CAGCTCTTGCGTCGGGCGGCGCTCTGCCTCTGACGTCCATCGACGGAAACACCGGCCTGCTGTTCGCCAACACCAGCGCAGGAAACCCCGCCTCCGGCCTGATGACCACGCCCTTCTTCCTCAACCCGTCCGGCTTCTCTCTGCTGCCCGCCAATCTCCTGTCAGCGGGCGGGGCTGGAGGCGGAGCTCTCAACCTGCATGTGACCAGCGATGTGCAGCAGAGTCCTGTTGCCACGACGACGAAGAACGTGGCCTTGGCCTCGAAGGCTCAGTGA
- the pou2f1a gene encoding POU domain, class 2, transcription factor 1a isoform X5 produces the protein MADRGSTTQDERSTADSSSCPADLSKSTMENRAQGLQAAQANGLDAHKPNGQATSAISNAQAQALLQQLSLTPAQLLLQQTQAQLIAAVQQSAGQQSSTTGANISASAATPITLSQPIQIASQLQPQGLNLQQFVLVQPGHSISPQIQPQFIISPSPQGLLQAQNILTQLPQSQASLLPAQTSIALTTQAATPTRKIAAMPSPAAPTPKRVDGPCVEEASDLEELEQFAKNFKQRRIKLGFTQGDVGLAMGKLYGNDFSQTTISRFEALNLSFKNMCKLKPLLEKWLNDAENMSADCVVSSASEMSPGLCESLNRRRKKRTSIETTIRLALERSFLEQSQKPSSEEITVIADQLNMEKEVVRVWFCNRRQKEKRINPPSSCSGSSASAIKAIYSTSNTAVSSGTNTLTVNSVVPLSASSISNLTLGGALAQVTSHTPSVISMAPAIATPAPTVTSPSLTTSVTAVKQELSAVSSATTVTQGAGQLLVTGTGLGGANLTAVTGGLNPTIITPSQLTQGGTLLSLTPALGNTLMNNNTLATIQAALASGGALPLTSIDGNTGLLFANTSAGNPASGLMTTPFFLNPSGFSLLPANLLSAGGAGGGALNLHVTSDVQQSPVATTTKNVALASKAQ, from the exons atggcggacagaGGATCAACGACTCAAGATGAGCGCTCGACTGCAg ATTCTAGCAGCTGTCCAGCAGATCTGAGTAAAAGCACCATGGAGAACAGAGCGCAAGGACTTCAAG CAGCTCAGGCCAACGGTCTGGACGCACACAAACCAAATGGACAAGCAACAAGTGCAATCAGCAACGCTCAGGCGCAGGCGCTGCTCCAGCAG TTGAGTTTGACTCCAGCGCAGCTGTTGCTGCAGCAGACGCAGGCGCAGCTCATCGCAGCCGTGCAGCAGTCGGCAGGTCAACAGAGCAGCACCACTGGAGCCAATATCTCCGCCTCCGCGGCCACGCCCATCACTCTGTCCCAGCCCATCCAGATCGCATCT CAGCTGCAGCCACAGGGTTTGAACCTGCAGCAGTTCGTGTTGGTTCAGCCGGGTCACTCCATCAGCCCTCAGATTCAGCCCCAGTTCATCATCTCTCCGTCTCCTCAGG GTCTCTTGCAAGCTCAGAATATCCTGACTCAACTACCTCAAAGCCAAGCCAGCCTCCTGCCCGCTCAGACCAGCATCGCTCTCACCACACAG GCGGCCACACCGACGAGGAAGATCGCGGCCATGCCGTCTCCCGCGGCTCCCACTCCGAAGCGCGTGGACGGCCCGTGTGTGGAGGAGGCCAGCGACCTGGAGGAGCTCGAGCAGTTCGCAAAGAACTTCAAGCAGAGACGCATCAAGCTGGGCTTCACTCAG GGTGACGTGGGGTTAGCGATGGGGAAACTCTACGGCAACGACTTCAGCCAGACCACCATCTCCAGATTCGAGGCCTTGAACCTGAGCTTCAAGAACATGTGCAAACTCAAACCACTGCTGGAGAAATGGCTCAACGACGCAG AGAACATGTCAGCTGACTGTGTGGTGTCGAGTGCGAGCGAGATGTCTCCGGGTCTCTGCGAGAGTCTGAACCGGCGGCGTAAGAAGCGGACCAGCATCGAGACCACCATCCGTCTGGCATTAGAGAGGAGCTTCCTGGAG CAGAGTCAGAAGCCGTCATCGGAGGAGATCACAGTGATTGCGGATCAGCTCAACATGGAGAAGGAGGTGGTGCGAGTTTGGTTCTGTAACCGCAGACAGAAGGAGAAGAGGATCAATCCTCCCAGCAGCTGCAGCGGATCGTCCGCGTCAGCCATCAAAGCCATCTACAGCACCTCCAACACTGCA GTGTCCAGCGGCACAAACACACTGACGGTGAATTCTGTAGTTCCACTGAGCGCCAGCAGCATCTCAAACCTCACGCTCG GTGGCGCTCTGGCTCAGGTGACGTCACACACTCCGTCGGTCATCTCCATGGCACCAGCCATCGCTACGCCCGCCCCCACTGTGACATCACCATCACTGACCACGTCCGTTACTGCTGTGAAACAAGAGTTGAGCGCAGTTTCCTCGGCAACCACGGTCACGCAGGGGGCGGGGCAGTTGCTGGTGACGGGCACAGGACTGGGCGGAGCTAATCTGACTGCTGTTACTGGGGGTTTGAACCCAACGATCATAACGCCCTCGCAGCTGACGCAAgg TGGGACGCTGCTGAGTTTGACTCCTGCTCTGGGAAACACGttgatgaacaacaacacactGGCCACCATCCAGG CAGCTCTTGCGTCGGGCGGCGCTCTGCCTCTGACGTCCATCGACGGAAACACCGGCCTGCTGTTCGCCAACACCAGCGCAGGAAACCCCGCCTCCGGCCTGATGACCACGCCCTTCTTCCTCAACCCGTCCGGCTTCTCTCTGCTGCCCGCCAATCTCCTGTCAGCGGGCGGGGCTGGAGGCGGAGCTCTCAACCTGCATGTGACCAGCGATGTGCAGCAGAGTCCTGTTGCCACGACGACGAAGAACGTGGCCTTGGCCTCGAAGGCTCAGTGA
- the pou2f1a gene encoding POU domain, class 2, transcription factor 1a isoform X7: MENRAQGLQAQANGLDAHKPNGQATSAISNAQAQALLQQLSLTPAQLLLQQTQAQLIAAVQQSAGQQSSTTGANISASAATPITLSQPIQIASQLQPQGLNLQQFVLVQPGHSISPQIQPQFIISPSPQGQTGLLQAQNILTQLPQSQASLLPAQTSIALTTQAATPTRKIAAMPSPAAPTPKRVDGPCVEEASDLEELEQFAKNFKQRRIKLGFTQGDVGLAMGKLYGNDFSQTTISRFEALNLSFKNMCKLKPLLEKWLNDAENMSADCVVSSASEMSPGLCESLNRRRKKRTSIETTIRLALERSFLEQSQKPSSEEITVIADQLNMEKEVVRVWFCNRRQKEKRINPPSSCSGSSASAIKAIYSTSNTAVSSGTNTLTVNSVVPLSASSISNLTLGGALAQVTSHTPSVISMAPAIATPAPTVTSPSLTTSVTAVKQELSAVSSATTVTQGAGQLLVTGTGLGGANLTAVTGGLNPTIITPSQLTQGGTLLSLTPALGNTLMNNNTLATIQAALASGGALPLTSIDGNTGLLFANTSAGNPASGLMTTPFFLNPSGFSLLPANLLSAGGAGGGALNLHVTSDVQQSPVATTTKNVALASKAQ, from the exons ATGGAGAACAGAGCGCAAGGACTTCAAG CTCAGGCCAACGGTCTGGACGCACACAAACCAAATGGACAAGCAACAAGTGCAATCAGCAACGCTCAGGCGCAGGCGCTGCTCCAGCAG TTGAGTTTGACTCCAGCGCAGCTGTTGCTGCAGCAGACGCAGGCGCAGCTCATCGCAGCCGTGCAGCAGTCGGCAGGTCAACAGAGCAGCACCACTGGAGCCAATATCTCCGCCTCCGCGGCCACGCCCATCACTCTGTCCCAGCCCATCCAGATCGCATCT CAGCTGCAGCCACAGGGTTTGAACCTGCAGCAGTTCGTGTTGGTTCAGCCGGGTCACTCCATCAGCCCTCAGATTCAGCCCCAGTTCATCATCTCTCCGTCTCCTCAGGGTCAGACCG GTCTCTTGCAAGCTCAGAATATCCTGACTCAACTACCTCAAAGCCAAGCCAGCCTCCTGCCCGCTCAGACCAGCATCGCTCTCACCACACAG GCGGCCACACCGACGAGGAAGATCGCGGCCATGCCGTCTCCCGCGGCTCCCACTCCGAAGCGCGTGGACGGCCCGTGTGTGGAGGAGGCCAGCGACCTGGAGGAGCTCGAGCAGTTCGCAAAGAACTTCAAGCAGAGACGCATCAAGCTGGGCTTCACTCAG GGTGACGTGGGGTTAGCGATGGGGAAACTCTACGGCAACGACTTCAGCCAGACCACCATCTCCAGATTCGAGGCCTTGAACCTGAGCTTCAAGAACATGTGCAAACTCAAACCACTGCTGGAGAAATGGCTCAACGACGCAG AGAACATGTCAGCTGACTGTGTGGTGTCGAGTGCGAGCGAGATGTCTCCGGGTCTCTGCGAGAGTCTGAACCGGCGGCGTAAGAAGCGGACCAGCATCGAGACCACCATCCGTCTGGCATTAGAGAGGAGCTTCCTGGAG CAGAGTCAGAAGCCGTCATCGGAGGAGATCACAGTGATTGCGGATCAGCTCAACATGGAGAAGGAGGTGGTGCGAGTTTGGTTCTGTAACCGCAGACAGAAGGAGAAGAGGATCAATCCTCCCAGCAGCTGCAGCGGATCGTCCGCGTCAGCCATCAAAGCCATCTACAGCACCTCCAACACTGCA GTGTCCAGCGGCACAAACACACTGACGGTGAATTCTGTAGTTCCACTGAGCGCCAGCAGCATCTCAAACCTCACGCTCG GTGGCGCTCTGGCTCAGGTGACGTCACACACTCCGTCGGTCATCTCCATGGCACCAGCCATCGCTACGCCCGCCCCCACTGTGACATCACCATCACTGACCACGTCCGTTACTGCTGTGAAACAAGAGTTGAGCGCAGTTTCCTCGGCAACCACGGTCACGCAGGGGGCGGGGCAGTTGCTGGTGACGGGCACAGGACTGGGCGGAGCTAATCTGACTGCTGTTACTGGGGGTTTGAACCCAACGATCATAACGCCCTCGCAGCTGACGCAAgg TGGGACGCTGCTGAGTTTGACTCCTGCTCTGGGAAACACGttgatgaacaacaacacactGGCCACCATCCAGG CAGCTCTTGCGTCGGGCGGCGCTCTGCCTCTGACGTCCATCGACGGAAACACCGGCCTGCTGTTCGCCAACACCAGCGCAGGAAACCCCGCCTCCGGCCTGATGACCACGCCCTTCTTCCTCAACCCGTCCGGCTTCTCTCTGCTGCCCGCCAATCTCCTGTCAGCGGGCGGGGCTGGAGGCGGAGCTCTCAACCTGCATGTGACCAGCGATGTGCAGCAGAGTCCTGTTGCCACGACGACGAAGAACGTGGCCTTGGCCTCGAAGGCTCAGTGA